The genomic DNA CAAATACGTATCTGGAGTTACAGCAAATAGACAACGCTGAAAACATATTAAAAAGAGCTATTTATTATCTAATTTATACCACAAGAAATGAAGATATCAATAAAGAAGAAATATACACTGAACTTAGAAAAGCTAGCATAAATTATTTCCATTTTGCTAAACAATATGATAGTGTAATAAAAGAACAGGTGCTCAAAGACTTAGATCACTTTTTTTTAAAGGACACCCCTTCTTCTCTTCAATAGCAATTATCTTAGCTACAAAAAATGCAGAAAAAACTGGTTTGTTTTTCTGCATTTTATTTCACATAAGCTTTATTGAGTTACTACCCCAAACTAATTAAACTAGCTTTAATCGTTTCTATCTTAGCTACTGTATCTGATTCTTTTTTGCGTTCTAATGCTATAACTTTTTCTGGTGCATTACCTACAAAGCGCTCGTTTGATAATTTTTTCTGAATTCCGAATAAAAAACCTTCAGCCCTTTTAAGTTCTGCATTTAATTTTACTTTTTCAGCTTCAACATCTATATTATCCATAGATATAGGTATAAAATATTCGTTAGATTTCACTCTAAAAGAAGCAGCACCTTCTACTTTTTCTGTCACATATTTAACGGCTGATAAATTTGTTAGTTTTTTAATTATCACATCAAATTCTTTAGTATATCCTTCATTATTTACTAATGATAACTCTACCGCTTCTCTAAAAGGTATGTTTTTTTCCTTTCTAACAGTTCTAATACCTGAAACCACTTCCATAGCAAACTCAAAATCAGTTATTATTTGCTCATCAGAATCTTTTATTTCTGGATACCTAGCAATTACTAGCGCTTCTTCGGAAGTTCTTTCTGTAATATATTGCCATATTTCTTCTGTTAAAAATGGCATAAATGGATGTAAGATTTTTAAATTATTCTCTAAAACTTCGATAATAGAATTATATGTCTTAGCATCAATTGGTTGTTGATATCCTGGTTTTACAATCTCCAATAACCATGATGAAAAATCATCCATGATTAATTTGTAAATGGCCATCAGTGCATCTGATAAACGATATTTACTAAAGTGATCCTCTATTTCAGACCGTACTTTTTGAAACTTTGCATCATACCATTGCAGCCCTATTTTTGCTGTTTCTGGCTGTGCTAAGTTTTCATCAATTTCCCATCCTTTTATTAACCGGAAAGCATTCCATATTTTATTAGCAAATCCTTTTCCTTGCTGGCATAAGTCTTCATCAAACATCAAGTCGTTACCAGCAGCAGAACTCAACAATAAGCCTACACGAACCCCATCTGCTCCATAATCATCTATTAGCTTTAAAGCATCTGGTGAGTTTCCTAATGACTTAGACATCTTTCTTCGTTGCTTATCACGTACTAATCCTGTTAAATATACATTTTCAAAAGGACGCTCATCTTTATATTCATAACCTGCAATAATCATACGTGCAACCCAGAAAAATAATATATCTGGCCCTGTAACCAAGTCATTTGTAGGATAATAATATTTAATTTCTTTATTTTCTGGATTTCGAATACCATCAAAAACAGACATTGGCCATAACCATGAAGAAAACCATGTGTCTAATGCATCTGGATCTTGTTTTAAATCAATAGCTGTCAATGCAGAGTTTTTAGTTTTATCCTGCGCTAATTTTACCGCCTCTTCTATCGTTTCAGCTACCACAAAATCTTCCTTTCCTTCTCCATAGAAATATGCAGGTATTTGCTGCCCCCACCATAATTGACGAGAAATATTCCAATCGCGAATATTCTCCATCCAATGGCGATATGTGTTTTCAAACTTCTTTGGATATAATTTTACCTCACTATCTTCTCCTAAAACAGCTTCTATCGCTGGTTTTACTAACTCTTCCATCTTTAAGAACCATTGATCCGATAATCTAGGTTCTATCACTGCTTTTGTTCTTTCTGAAGTTCCTACCTTATTCATATGAACTTCTGTTTTTACTAGAAAACCTTTTTCTTCTAACTCTTTGGCTATTTCTTTACGAACTACAAAGCGATCTTTTCCTTGATAATGCAATCCAAAAGAATTTAAACTAGCATCGTCATTAAAAATATCAATAACTTCTAACGTATGCTTATCTCCTAATTTTTTATCATTCTCATCATGAGCAGGAGTTACTTTTAAACATCCTGTACCAAACTCTACATCAACGTATTCATCTTCTATAATAGGTACTACTCTATTGCATAATGGTACTATTGCTTTTTTCCCCTTTAAATGAGTAAATCGCTCATCGTTAGGATTGATACATATTGCTGTATCTCCAAAAATGGTTTCTGGTCTTGTAGTTGCTACCGTTAATGTATCTTCTGAGCCTTCCACTCTGTATTTCAAATAGTATAAGTTTCCTTGGCGTTCTTCATGAATCACTTCTTCATCAGACAGTGTTGTTTTTGCTTCCGGATCCCAATTTACCATTCTATAACCACGATAAATAAGCCCTTTATTGTATAGGCCAACAAAAACCTTTATAACAGATTCGGATAATTCAGGATCCATAGTAAAAGCTGTTCTATCCCAATCACAAGATGCTCCCAACTTTTTCAATTGCTCCAAAATAATTCCTCCATATTCATGCTTCCATTCCCATGCATGCGCTAAAAACTCTTCTCTAGTTAAATCATTTTTCTCAATTCCTTGCTCTTTTAATCTAGCCACAACCTTTGCTTCAGTTGCTATTGATGCATGATCCGTTCCTGGCACCCAACAAGCATTTTTCCCTTGTAATCGCGCTCGACGAATTAATACATCTTGAATTGTATTATTTAACATATGTCCCATATGTAAGACTCCTGTTACATTCGGTGGAGGAATTACAATGGTATAAGGTTCTCGATCATCTACTTCTGAATGAAAATAATTATGTTTCATCCAGTAATCGTACCACTTACTTTCTACTTCACTTGCATTATATTTAGAAGGAATGTTCATTTTTGGCATTGTTTTTGAAATATGATTGGCAAAAGTACAATTATCTATTTTGAACAGAAAATAAGTAGTTCATTTTTTATAGTAAAAAAATAATCCTAAATTTGTAACCGACGAAAAACCCCAATTTAATTTTTAAACACATGAAAAAAATATTATCATTTGCAGCTATTTGCTTTATAACTTTAACAGCTACTTCTCAAGAATTCAAATTTGAAGAAGAAACTATAGACTACGGAAAAATAGCTCTTGGATCTGAAGGAAAGAGAGTATTTGAATTTACCAATATAGGGGATGCTCCACTTATTATTAGCGATGTTAAATCTACTTGCGGGTGTACTGTTCCTAGTAAACCTGAAGCTCCAATTATGCCTGGAGAAAAGGGTAAGATTGAAGTTTCTTATGATACAAAAAGATTAGGTGGTTTTTCTAAAGCTATTACCATTATGTCTAATGCAAAAGGGCAAGAAAGAAAAATGGTAAAAATTAAAGGATATATCTCAAAAGATATAACTCCTAAAAAAGAAAAAAGCATGACTTCTTCTCAAAGCTAGAAGAATTCTTATCATAAATAAAAAGAGCTCGATATTTAAAAATATCGAGCTCTTTTTTATATCCTCCTCCTTAAACGAAACTCAAATTTCAATTTGAGCCCATTCCTATTCACAACCATTCTTATCCTTTTATTTGGTTTTGTTCTGAATAAAGAAATGATCTCTTCCAAAGTGTTGTACTCATGAGAAAATCTTCCATTAATCATTTTAATTTCATCTCCCTCCTTTATGCCTGACAAATCTCCAGGAGATCCTTTAATTACACGTTCTACTTTATAAGAAGGTTTAAAATTATACCTATAACTTGTTACAAAAGAAAAACTTCCTTTATTTCTACTTCCTCCATTAGCCATTTGTATTATTTGATCTTTAACTTCTTCCTGTACTAATTCTTGACCGTTATAGACAATCCCTAAACCACTCATATTATAGAAAAACCCTTTACTCAATGATCCATTTTTTTTGAACGTAATTTTCTTATTAGGATAATCAATCCAAATCTTAAATCGTTTTAAAGCACCTCCCCCAAAGCTACCGTTTCGTTCTTTAAATTTTCTTGCATTAAATGTAGATATCGAATCTAAAAAGGTTACCGTTGGGGCTTTTATTTCATAGCTGCCTAATTTTGCTATAGGTATTCTAGCTCTATGTCCATAAATAGTTCCACTTAACCCTTCTCCTATAAAATCATTAAAATATTTTTTAGGCGTTTTTATCTCTTTTTTACTTCCTTCAAAAAGCCATAAGGCATCACTTCCTCCAGTATCTATTAACATTTTAACAGCTATTTTTTTATTTTCAATGGTGTCTAACTGTATTTCCGTATTTATATACGGCTTGTTTTTATAAAATTCTAGTGAAAATACTTCACATCTCTTGCACTTAGGATAATCAAACGTATTTGGGTTATAAAACGCTATTTTTTTAGTTCTATAATTAATATTAACTATTAGATTTTTGAACAAACTATACCCTATTATCCCATGAATCGTTACTCCCATCTTAGCAGAAATATCAAATTTATCTTCTAAAATAACACATAATTCTTCTTTTTCACTTATCAAGTTTTTTATTTTAAACTGATTCCCCTTAGATACTAAAGCTTCTACAGGGGCTCCACTTCCTAAGCCTCTCAGAATTATTCTTCTCGCATTTCTCAAATCTAAACTATCTTTCTTAGATAAATTAAAAAGAATAGTCTTATTTACTCCTGTGTCTAAAATAAACGAAAGTGGTTTTCCGTTGATTTCTAAAGGAATTACGATTAAATTATTGATTAATTTAAAACGAATAGACTGTTTATTTTTCTTATCTCCAGAAAAATAAAAACCCGATTGTCCTTTTATTTTGCTACAAAAAAGGAGAATTATAAATAAAAGAATGTATTTCTTCAATAGATTAAGTAATGATTAACACACAATGTACAAAAATTAAAAATAAAAACATCTTTGTGCTATCAATTTTTATCGTATAAAATATTCATTAAAACTTACTTTTTTCCTAAAATATTTTGCAAATTTGCGCTGATAACAACTATAAAAATTAAAAAAATGCCTTTAATTTCAAAAAAAGGAAATGCCATGCCGCAGAGTCCAATTCGTAAATTGGTTCCATTTGCTGAAGCTGCTAAAAAACAAGGAACTAAAGTGTTTCATTTAAACATAGGACAACCAGATATTAAAACTCCTCAAGTAGCATTAGATGCTATAAAAAACAATACTATTGAGGTGCTTTCTTATGCACGTTCAGAAGGTTCTGAAACATATAGAGCAAAATTAGCAGCATATTATGCTACTAATAATATTAACGTAGATGCTAATAATATCATTGCTACAACTGGAGGTTCTGAAGCTTTATTATTTACTATTGGAAGTATTACCGACCCAGGAGATGAAGTCATCATTCCTGAGCCATTTTACGC from Tenacibaculum maritimum NCIMB 2154 includes the following:
- a CDS encoding tetratricopeptide repeat protein — protein: MSDTCIRKIESYWKNKTTVSNELFQKGKFKDALLGYKNALYRVEVLNKNYSDCIRIGIPLIQIFMISCNNIANTYLELQQIDNAENILKRAIYYLIYTTRNEDINKEEIYTELRKASINYFHFAKQYDSVIKEQVLKDLDHFFLKDTPSSLQ
- a CDS encoding valine--tRNA ligase, whose product is MNIPSKYNASEVESKWYDYWMKHNYFHSEVDDREPYTIVIPPPNVTGVLHMGHMLNNTIQDVLIRRARLQGKNACWVPGTDHASIATEAKVVARLKEQGIEKNDLTREEFLAHAWEWKHEYGGIILEQLKKLGASCDWDRTAFTMDPELSESVIKVFVGLYNKGLIYRGYRMVNWDPEAKTTLSDEEVIHEERQGNLYYLKYRVEGSEDTLTVATTRPETIFGDTAICINPNDERFTHLKGKKAIVPLCNRVVPIIEDEYVDVEFGTGCLKVTPAHDENDKKLGDKHTLEVIDIFNDDASLNSFGLHYQGKDRFVVRKEIAKELEEKGFLVKTEVHMNKVGTSERTKAVIEPRLSDQWFLKMEELVKPAIEAVLGEDSEVKLYPKKFENTYRHWMENIRDWNISRQLWWGQQIPAYFYGEGKEDFVVAETIEEAVKLAQDKTKNSALTAIDLKQDPDALDTWFSSWLWPMSVFDGIRNPENKEIKYYYPTNDLVTGPDILFFWVARMIIAGYEYKDERPFENVYLTGLVRDKQRRKMSKSLGNSPDALKLIDDYGADGVRVGLLLSSAAGNDLMFDEDLCQQGKGFANKIWNAFRLIKGWEIDENLAQPETAKIGLQWYDAKFQKVRSEIEDHFSKYRLSDALMAIYKLIMDDFSSWLLEIVKPGYQQPIDAKTYNSIIEVLENNLKILHPFMPFLTEEIWQYITERTSEEALVIARYPEIKDSDEQIITDFEFAMEVVSGIRTVRKEKNIPFREAVELSLVNNEGYTKEFDVIIKKLTNLSAVKYVTEKVEGAASFRVKSNEYFIPISMDNIDVEAEKVKLNAELKRAEGFLFGIQKKLSNERFVGNAPEKVIALERKKESDTVAKIETIKASLISLG
- a CDS encoding DUF1573 domain-containing protein, whose amino-acid sequence is MKKILSFAAICFITLTATSQEFKFEEETIDYGKIALGSEGKRVFEFTNIGDAPLIISDVKSTCGCTVPSKPEAPIMPGEKGKIEVSYDTKRLGGFSKAITIMSNAKGQERKMVKIKGYISKDITPKKEKSMTSSQS
- a CDS encoding aspartyl protease family protein — its product is MKKYILLFIILLFCSKIKGQSGFYFSGDKKNKQSIRFKLINNLIVIPLEINGKPLSFILDTGVNKTILFNLSKKDSLDLRNARRIILRGLGSGAPVEALVSKGNQFKIKNLISEKEELCVILEDKFDISAKMGVTIHGIIGYSLFKNLIVNINYRTKKIAFYNPNTFDYPKCKRCEVFSLEFYKNKPYINTEIQLDTIENKKIAVKMLIDTGGSDALWLFEGSKKEIKTPKKYFNDFIGEGLSGTIYGHRARIPIAKLGSYEIKAPTVTFLDSISTFNARKFKERNGSFGGGALKRFKIWIDYPNKKITFKKNGSLSKGFFYNMSGLGIVYNGQELVQEEVKDQIIQMANGGSRNKGSFSFVTSYRYNFKPSYKVERVIKGSPGDLSGIKEGDEIKMINGRFSHEYNTLEEIISLFRTKPNKRIRMVVNRNGLKLKFEFRLRRRI